Proteins encoded within one genomic window of Episyrphus balteatus chromosome 1, idEpiBalt1.1, whole genome shotgun sequence:
- the LOC129921076 gene encoding epidermal growth factor receptor isoform X2, producing the protein MDISIWRLWIFWITLQALVKPGYLSSATSAGYVDDGDMKVCIGTKARLSVPSNREHHYRNLRDRYNNCTYVDGNLELTWLQDPNFDLSFLENIREVTGYILISHVDVKNVVFPRLQIIRGRTLFKLNVQDEEFALFATYSKMYTLEMPLLRDILEGSVGFYNNFNLCHIKTINWTEIISGPKDIYHYVYNFTLPERDCPRCHESCQDGCWGEGPKNCQKFSKINCSPQCAQGRCFGPRPRECCHLFCAGGCTGPTQKECIACKNFYDEGICKEECPPMQKYNPTNYLWESNPEGKYAYGATCVKDCPEHLLKDSGACVRVCPSTKMAKNGECVPCNGPCPKTCPGKEILDSGNIESFKGCTVIEGSIRILEQSFTGYQSIHKNYSLGPRYLSMHPNRLEVFSTVKEITGYLDIQGMHPDFKNLSYFRNLEVIHGRQLMENYFASLSIVVSSLESLELRNLKRINSGAVVIQQNERMCFVNGIAWGKILKSLDHGVVIAKNRNETDCEKDKMICSDQCNDAGCWGAGSDQCLECKNFGFNGTCIADCKNITNAYQFDAKTCKECHPECRTCSGPGADHCDDCVHVRDEHRCVTVCPDNKYSDFGICRECHETCEGCTGPKNTVGPGGCNTCDVAIINSDATVDRCLKKNEKCPAGYYREYVNPQEQGSLKPLAGKAICRKCHPRCELCTGYGFHEQVCSKCAGYKRGEQCEDECPPDYYADEASRECIQCDQECKGCIGPGSENCIACVNFKVFNDGEPTDNSTSFNCTKKCPEDFSHIVYQSFNVGTYCSANPPQRITMLDAGHDNYVVTLIAFGTLIMLLCTLSVITYVCRQKTKANKEAVKMTMVLSGCEDSEPLRPTNIGANLSKLRIVKEAELRKGGVLGMGAFGRVFKGVWVPEGENVKIPVAIKELLKSSGAESSEEFLREAYIMASVEHPNLLKLLAVCMTSQMMLITQLMPLGCLLDYVRNNKDKIGSKALLNWSTQIAKGMSYLEEKRLVHRDLAARNVLVQTPSCVKITDFGLAKLLTGDSNEYKAAGGKMPIKWLALECIRHRVFTSKSDVWAFGVTIWELLTFGQRPHENIPAKDIPDLIEVGLKLEQPEICSLDIYCTLLSCWHLDAEMRPSFKQLVNVFAEFARDPGRYLVIAGDKFTRLPSYTSQDEKDLIRKLAPTFEGPEPIVEAEDYLQPKAARPGPSNEASDELPTKLNRYCKDPMNKSSSGGDDETDSNAREVGVGNLRLDLPVDEDDYLMPTCQSSSANPLGTGPGGYMDLIGVPASVDNPEYLMNGQTLSSSDAPIPTQTIGIPVVIMPNGTSNGGIIEGEQTSSDHEYYNDTQRELQPLHRSETRV; encoded by the exons TTTGTATTGGAACTAAAGCTCGATTATCGGTGCCATCGAACCGAGAACATCACTATAGGAATTTAAGAGATCGTTATAACAATTGTACGTATGTGGATGGTAATTTAGAACTAACATGGCTGCAAGATCCAAATTTTGATTTGAGTTTTTTGGAGAATATCCGAGAAGTGACAGGGTATATTTTAATTAGTCACGTGGATGTGAAGAATGTCGTTTTTCCAAG aCTTCAAATTATTCGTGGACGAACACTCTTCAAACTGAACGTTCAAGATGAAGAGTTTGCTTTGTTCGCAACTTACTCGAAAATGTACACGTTGGAAATGCCCCTGCTGAGGGATATTCTCGAAGGATCTGTTGGCTTTTATAACAATTTCAATCTTTGTCACATCAAGACCATCAATTGGACAGAGATTATTTCAGGACCCAAAGATATCTATCACTACGTTTATAATTTCACCTTGCCTGAGCGAGACTGCCCGAGATGTCATGAATCTTGTCAAGATGGTTGCTGGGGCGAAGGACCAAAGAACTGTCAGAAATTCTCCAAAATCAACTGTTCACCGCAGTGTGCTCAAGGACGATGTTTCGGTCCAAGACCTCGAGAGTGCTGCCATCTGTTCTGTGCCGGTGGCTGTACAGGTCCAACGCAGAAAGAGTGCATAGCTTGCAAGAATTTCTACGACGAAGGAATTTGCAAGGAGGAATGTCCTCCCATGCAAAAATACAACCCTACCAACTATCTCTGGGAATCTAACCCCGAAGGCAAATATGCCTATGGAGCGACTTGTGTCAAAGACTGCCCCGAACATCTGTTGAAAGACAGTGGAGCCTGCGTTCGAGTATGCCCATCAACCAAGATGGCTAAGAATGGAGAATGTGTGCCGTGTAATGGACCTTGCCCAAAAACCTGTCCCGGAAAAGAAATTCTTGACTCTGGGAATATCGAATCCTTCAAAGGCTGTACTGTAATCGAAGGGTCTATTAGGATTCTTGAGCAATCCTTTACCGGATATCAGTCGATTCATAAAAATTACTCTCTAGGACCTCGTTACCTTTCCATGCACCCAAATCGTTTGGAAGTCTTTTCCACCGTTAAAGAAATCACTGGATATCTTGATATTCAAGGCATGCATCCAGACTTTAAGAACTTATCCTACTTTAGGAACCTCGAAGTCATCCATGGACGTCAATTAATGGAGAATTACTTTGCCTCGCTATCGATTGTAGTCTCATCATTGGAGAGCTTAGAACTAAGGAATTTGAAAAGGATAAACTCAGGGGCTGTTGTGATCCAGCAAAATGAAAGAATGTGTTTTGTCAATGGAATTGCCTGGGGGAAGATCCTAAAGTCCTTAGACCATGGAGTTGTGATAGCCAAAAACCGAAATGAGACTGATTGTG AAAAAGACAAAATGATATGTTCGGATCAATGTAACGATGCCGGATGTTGGGGAGCTGGATCTGATCAATGTTTGGAGTGCAAGAATTTCGGATTCAATGGAACTTGCATTGCTGATTgcaaaaatattacaaa TGCCTATCAATTCGATGCAAAAACTTGCAAGGAATGCCATCCGGAGTGTCGAACCTGCTCCGGACCTGGAGCCGATCACTGTGATGACTGTGTTCATGTTCGGGATGAACATCGATGTGTTACTGTTTGTCCGGATAATAAATACTCTGATTTTGGAATCTGTAGGGAATGCCATGAGACTTGTGAAGGATGTACGGGACCGAAAAATACAGTCGGTCCGGGAGGTTGTAATACCTGCGATGTGGCAATTATTAATAGTGACGCCACAGTGGATAGATGTctcaaaaagaatgaaaaatgcCCAGCGGGATATTACAGAGAGTATGTGAATCCTCAGGAACAAGGTAGCCTAAAGCCCCTAGCTGGCAAAGCAATCTGTAGAAAATGTCATCCCCGTTGTGAATTGTGTACCGGATATGGCTTCCATGAGCAAGTTTGTTCCAAATGTGCTGGTTACAAACGTGGGGAACAATGCGAAGATGAGTGTCCTCCAGATTACTACGCAGATGAGGCTTCCCGGGAATGTATCCAGTGTGATCAGGAATGTAAAGGCTGTATTGGACCAGGCTCGGAAAACTGTATAGCCTGTGTCAACTTTAAGGTTTTCAATGATGGTGAACCAACTGACAACTCAACTTCATTCAACTGTACAAAGAAATGCCCTGAAGACTTCTCACATATCGTCTATCAGTCTTTTAATGTGGGAACTTATTGCTCAGCGAATCCTCCTCAAAGAATCACTATGCTTGATGCTGGACATGATAACTATGTGGTAACCCTGATAGCCTTTGGAACTTTGATAATGCTTCTGTGTACCCTAAGTGTCATTACCTACGTTTGCCGTCAAAAGACAAAAGCCAATAAAGAAGCTGTCAAAATGACAATGGTTCTATCTGGTTGTGAAGATTCCGAACCTTTAAGACCCACAAATATCGGTGCAAACCTATCCAAACTGAGGATTGTCAAAGAAGCCGAGCTTCGTAAAGGTGGAGTTTTAGGAATGGGTGCTTTTGGTCGAGTCTTCAAAGGTGTTTGGGTGCCAGAAGGTGAGAATGTCAAAATTCCAGTTGCAATTAAGGAACTTCTCAAGTCTTCCGGAGCTGAATCGAGTGAAGAATTTTTACGAGAAGCTTATATTATGGCTTCGGTAGAACATCCAAATCTTTTAAAGCTTTTAGCTGTTTGTATGACGTCACAAATGATGTTGATCACTCAACTTATGCCATTGGGTTGCTTACTTGACTATGTACGAAATAACAAGGATAAAATCGGTTCAAAAGCTTTGTTGAATTGGTCAACACAGATTGCCAAGGGAATGTCATATCTGGAAGAGAAAAGACTTGTTCATCGAGACTTGGCAGCTAGGAATGTCCTTGTTCAGACTCCATCTTGTGTCAAGATTACAGATTTCGGTCTTGCGAAACTTTTAACAGGGGATTCTAATGAATATAAGGCTGCTGGAGGCAAAATGCCAATTAAATGGCTTGCCTTAGAATGTATAAGGCATCGAGTCTTTACAAGTAAGTCCGACGTTTGGGCCTTCGGAGTGACTATTTGGGAATTGCTGACTTTCGGTCAGAGGCCTCATGAGAATATACCTGCCAAAGATATCCCCGATTTGATCGAAGTGGGTCTCAAGTTGGAACAACCTGAAATCTGCTCGTTGGATATCTATTGCACACTGCTCTCCTGTTGGCATCTTGATGCCGAAATGCGACCATCGTTCAAACAGTTGGTGAATGTTTTCGCCGAGTTTGCACGTGATCCCGGTCGGTATTTGGTCATTGCCGGAGACAAATTCACCCGCCTACCATCATACACCAGTCAGGATGAGAAGGATCTCATCCGCAAACTGGCGCCGACATTTGAAGGCCCTGAGCCGATTGTCGAAGCCGAAGATTATCTTCAACCGAAAGCTGCCAGACCGGGACCTAGCAATGAAGCGTCTGATGAGCTGCCTACTAAGCTCAATCGGTATTGCAAGGATCCTATGAATAAGTCTTCATCTGGTGGGGATGACGAGACAGATTCGAACGCCCGAGAAGTCGGCGTTGGGAATTTACGTCTCGACTTGCCTGTGGATGAAGATGACTATCTCATGCCAACTTGTCAGTCTTCCAGTGCGAATCCTCTTGGCACTGGTCCCGGTGGTTATATGGATTTAATTGGTGTCCCAGCGAGTGTAGACAATCCGGAGTATTTGATGAATGGTCAAACGCTAAGTAGTAGCGATGCGCCGATACCAACACAAACTATTGGTATCCCAGTGGTCATAATGCCAAATGGCACCAGTAATGGTGGCATCATTGAAGGTGAACAAACTAGTTCCGATCATGAATACTATAATGACACACAGAGGGAGCTACAACCATTGCATCGTAGTGAAACTAGAGTGTGA
- the LOC129921076 gene encoding epidermal growth factor receptor isoform X1 — translation MMKGLLIVGLLLLNIVVESQSARDRYIRNNNNNGDGNERHSGGGGGGRKRQQQHRQQQLQSSKQYQMQRISNNNLSNAHTNSEDNHTEFVKGKICIGTKARLSVPSNREHHYRNLRDRYNNCTYVDGNLELTWLQDPNFDLSFLENIREVTGYILISHVDVKNVVFPRLQIIRGRTLFKLNVQDEEFALFATYSKMYTLEMPLLRDILEGSVGFYNNFNLCHIKTINWTEIISGPKDIYHYVYNFTLPERDCPRCHESCQDGCWGEGPKNCQKFSKINCSPQCAQGRCFGPRPRECCHLFCAGGCTGPTQKECIACKNFYDEGICKEECPPMQKYNPTNYLWESNPEGKYAYGATCVKDCPEHLLKDSGACVRVCPSTKMAKNGECVPCNGPCPKTCPGKEILDSGNIESFKGCTVIEGSIRILEQSFTGYQSIHKNYSLGPRYLSMHPNRLEVFSTVKEITGYLDIQGMHPDFKNLSYFRNLEVIHGRQLMENYFASLSIVVSSLESLELRNLKRINSGAVVIQQNERMCFVNGIAWGKILKSLDHGVVIAKNRNETDCEKDKMICSDQCNDAGCWGAGSDQCLECKNFGFNGTCIADCKNITNAYQFDAKTCKECHPECRTCSGPGADHCDDCVHVRDEHRCVTVCPDNKYSDFGICRECHETCEGCTGPKNTVGPGGCNTCDVAIINSDATVDRCLKKNEKCPAGYYREYVNPQEQGSLKPLAGKAICRKCHPRCELCTGYGFHEQVCSKCAGYKRGEQCEDECPPDYYADEASRECIQCDQECKGCIGPGSENCIACVNFKVFNDGEPTDNSTSFNCTKKCPEDFSHIVYQSFNVGTYCSANPPQRITMLDAGHDNYVVTLIAFGTLIMLLCTLSVITYVCRQKTKANKEAVKMTMVLSGCEDSEPLRPTNIGANLSKLRIVKEAELRKGGVLGMGAFGRVFKGVWVPEGENVKIPVAIKELLKSSGAESSEEFLREAYIMASVEHPNLLKLLAVCMTSQMMLITQLMPLGCLLDYVRNNKDKIGSKALLNWSTQIAKGMSYLEEKRLVHRDLAARNVLVQTPSCVKITDFGLAKLLTGDSNEYKAAGGKMPIKWLALECIRHRVFTSKSDVWAFGVTIWELLTFGQRPHENIPAKDIPDLIEVGLKLEQPEICSLDIYCTLLSCWHLDAEMRPSFKQLVNVFAEFARDPGRYLVIAGDKFTRLPSYTSQDEKDLIRKLAPTFEGPEPIVEAEDYLQPKAARPGPSNEASDELPTKLNRYCKDPMNKSSSGGDDETDSNAREVGVGNLRLDLPVDEDDYLMPTCQSSSANPLGTGPGGYMDLIGVPASVDNPEYLMNGQTLSSSDAPIPTQTIGIPVVIMPNGTSNGGIIEGEQTSSDHEYYNDTQRELQPLHRSETRV, via the exons TTTGTATTGGAACTAAAGCTCGATTATCGGTGCCATCGAACCGAGAACATCACTATAGGAATTTAAGAGATCGTTATAACAATTGTACGTATGTGGATGGTAATTTAGAACTAACATGGCTGCAAGATCCAAATTTTGATTTGAGTTTTTTGGAGAATATCCGAGAAGTGACAGGGTATATTTTAATTAGTCACGTGGATGTGAAGAATGTCGTTTTTCCAAG aCTTCAAATTATTCGTGGACGAACACTCTTCAAACTGAACGTTCAAGATGAAGAGTTTGCTTTGTTCGCAACTTACTCGAAAATGTACACGTTGGAAATGCCCCTGCTGAGGGATATTCTCGAAGGATCTGTTGGCTTTTATAACAATTTCAATCTTTGTCACATCAAGACCATCAATTGGACAGAGATTATTTCAGGACCCAAAGATATCTATCACTACGTTTATAATTTCACCTTGCCTGAGCGAGACTGCCCGAGATGTCATGAATCTTGTCAAGATGGTTGCTGGGGCGAAGGACCAAAGAACTGTCAGAAATTCTCCAAAATCAACTGTTCACCGCAGTGTGCTCAAGGACGATGTTTCGGTCCAAGACCTCGAGAGTGCTGCCATCTGTTCTGTGCCGGTGGCTGTACAGGTCCAACGCAGAAAGAGTGCATAGCTTGCAAGAATTTCTACGACGAAGGAATTTGCAAGGAGGAATGTCCTCCCATGCAAAAATACAACCCTACCAACTATCTCTGGGAATCTAACCCCGAAGGCAAATATGCCTATGGAGCGACTTGTGTCAAAGACTGCCCCGAACATCTGTTGAAAGACAGTGGAGCCTGCGTTCGAGTATGCCCATCAACCAAGATGGCTAAGAATGGAGAATGTGTGCCGTGTAATGGACCTTGCCCAAAAACCTGTCCCGGAAAAGAAATTCTTGACTCTGGGAATATCGAATCCTTCAAAGGCTGTACTGTAATCGAAGGGTCTATTAGGATTCTTGAGCAATCCTTTACCGGATATCAGTCGATTCATAAAAATTACTCTCTAGGACCTCGTTACCTTTCCATGCACCCAAATCGTTTGGAAGTCTTTTCCACCGTTAAAGAAATCACTGGATATCTTGATATTCAAGGCATGCATCCAGACTTTAAGAACTTATCCTACTTTAGGAACCTCGAAGTCATCCATGGACGTCAATTAATGGAGAATTACTTTGCCTCGCTATCGATTGTAGTCTCATCATTGGAGAGCTTAGAACTAAGGAATTTGAAAAGGATAAACTCAGGGGCTGTTGTGATCCAGCAAAATGAAAGAATGTGTTTTGTCAATGGAATTGCCTGGGGGAAGATCCTAAAGTCCTTAGACCATGGAGTTGTGATAGCCAAAAACCGAAATGAGACTGATTGTG AAAAAGACAAAATGATATGTTCGGATCAATGTAACGATGCCGGATGTTGGGGAGCTGGATCTGATCAATGTTTGGAGTGCAAGAATTTCGGATTCAATGGAACTTGCATTGCTGATTgcaaaaatattacaaa TGCCTATCAATTCGATGCAAAAACTTGCAAGGAATGCCATCCGGAGTGTCGAACCTGCTCCGGACCTGGAGCCGATCACTGTGATGACTGTGTTCATGTTCGGGATGAACATCGATGTGTTACTGTTTGTCCGGATAATAAATACTCTGATTTTGGAATCTGTAGGGAATGCCATGAGACTTGTGAAGGATGTACGGGACCGAAAAATACAGTCGGTCCGGGAGGTTGTAATACCTGCGATGTGGCAATTATTAATAGTGACGCCACAGTGGATAGATGTctcaaaaagaatgaaaaatgcCCAGCGGGATATTACAGAGAGTATGTGAATCCTCAGGAACAAGGTAGCCTAAAGCCCCTAGCTGGCAAAGCAATCTGTAGAAAATGTCATCCCCGTTGTGAATTGTGTACCGGATATGGCTTCCATGAGCAAGTTTGTTCCAAATGTGCTGGTTACAAACGTGGGGAACAATGCGAAGATGAGTGTCCTCCAGATTACTACGCAGATGAGGCTTCCCGGGAATGTATCCAGTGTGATCAGGAATGTAAAGGCTGTATTGGACCAGGCTCGGAAAACTGTATAGCCTGTGTCAACTTTAAGGTTTTCAATGATGGTGAACCAACTGACAACTCAACTTCATTCAACTGTACAAAGAAATGCCCTGAAGACTTCTCACATATCGTCTATCAGTCTTTTAATGTGGGAACTTATTGCTCAGCGAATCCTCCTCAAAGAATCACTATGCTTGATGCTGGACATGATAACTATGTGGTAACCCTGATAGCCTTTGGAACTTTGATAATGCTTCTGTGTACCCTAAGTGTCATTACCTACGTTTGCCGTCAAAAGACAAAAGCCAATAAAGAAGCTGTCAAAATGACAATGGTTCTATCTGGTTGTGAAGATTCCGAACCTTTAAGACCCACAAATATCGGTGCAAACCTATCCAAACTGAGGATTGTCAAAGAAGCCGAGCTTCGTAAAGGTGGAGTTTTAGGAATGGGTGCTTTTGGTCGAGTCTTCAAAGGTGTTTGGGTGCCAGAAGGTGAGAATGTCAAAATTCCAGTTGCAATTAAGGAACTTCTCAAGTCTTCCGGAGCTGAATCGAGTGAAGAATTTTTACGAGAAGCTTATATTATGGCTTCGGTAGAACATCCAAATCTTTTAAAGCTTTTAGCTGTTTGTATGACGTCACAAATGATGTTGATCACTCAACTTATGCCATTGGGTTGCTTACTTGACTATGTACGAAATAACAAGGATAAAATCGGTTCAAAAGCTTTGTTGAATTGGTCAACACAGATTGCCAAGGGAATGTCATATCTGGAAGAGAAAAGACTTGTTCATCGAGACTTGGCAGCTAGGAATGTCCTTGTTCAGACTCCATCTTGTGTCAAGATTACAGATTTCGGTCTTGCGAAACTTTTAACAGGGGATTCTAATGAATATAAGGCTGCTGGAGGCAAAATGCCAATTAAATGGCTTGCCTTAGAATGTATAAGGCATCGAGTCTTTACAAGTAAGTCCGACGTTTGGGCCTTCGGAGTGACTATTTGGGAATTGCTGACTTTCGGTCAGAGGCCTCATGAGAATATACCTGCCAAAGATATCCCCGATTTGATCGAAGTGGGTCTCAAGTTGGAACAACCTGAAATCTGCTCGTTGGATATCTATTGCACACTGCTCTCCTGTTGGCATCTTGATGCCGAAATGCGACCATCGTTCAAACAGTTGGTGAATGTTTTCGCCGAGTTTGCACGTGATCCCGGTCGGTATTTGGTCATTGCCGGAGACAAATTCACCCGCCTACCATCATACACCAGTCAGGATGAGAAGGATCTCATCCGCAAACTGGCGCCGACATTTGAAGGCCCTGAGCCGATTGTCGAAGCCGAAGATTATCTTCAACCGAAAGCTGCCAGACCGGGACCTAGCAATGAAGCGTCTGATGAGCTGCCTACTAAGCTCAATCGGTATTGCAAGGATCCTATGAATAAGTCTTCATCTGGTGGGGATGACGAGACAGATTCGAACGCCCGAGAAGTCGGCGTTGGGAATTTACGTCTCGACTTGCCTGTGGATGAAGATGACTATCTCATGCCAACTTGTCAGTCTTCCAGTGCGAATCCTCTTGGCACTGGTCCCGGTGGTTATATGGATTTAATTGGTGTCCCAGCGAGTGTAGACAATCCGGAGTATTTGATGAATGGTCAAACGCTAAGTAGTAGCGATGCGCCGATACCAACACAAACTATTGGTATCCCAGTGGTCATAATGCCAAATGGCACCAGTAATGGTGGCATCATTGAAGGTGAACAAACTAGTTCCGATCATGAATACTATAATGACACACAGAGGGAGCTACAACCATTGCATCGTAGTGAAACTAGAGTGTGA